Below is a window of Rattus norvegicus strain BN/NHsdMcwi chromosome 5, GRCr8, whole genome shotgun sequence DNA.
cgaacccagggccttgcgcttgctaggcaagtgctctaccgctgagctaaatccccaacccccactttggCCATTTATACTACATATTTGAAGTAGTGTTCTCAGCAATGAACTAATTAACTCTGAAATAATTCTGTGTCTGGAGGTTCCAAGTATTCAGCTGAGATTtgtgtaaaaaataaatacattcatcTTATTAGTATGCaatagtctttcttttttcttttctgttttcttttttctttttttttttgtttgtttgttttcttttttttttttcttgagacactATGTCACTATATAGCTCTGGATGGATGGCCTGGGATTATATAGataaggctggcctagaactcacagagatccaatgAGTGCTGGTCTTAAAGGTGTGTATGGCCATGCCCAAATACCTACCTATTTTGTATGCCTAAAGTCATGTTACAAAATTCTCAGGgggccggggctggagagatggctcagtggttaagagcatctgaTCCCttcttctggcacacaggtgtacatgcagatagagcactcatacattaaacaaacaaacaaacaaagttttaaaaaaagcctCAGGGGTACTGGAGAGgtagatcagtggttaagagcactgcctgctctgccagaggtccagggttcaattcccagcaactacacggtggctcacaaccgcctgtaactctagtgccagaggatctgatgccctcttttgtccTCTGTGGACACACGACAGTTGGATATATttgtaggcaaaatacccacacatacaaaaaaatcttcaaaaacctTTTCCAGATAAAAATCGCCCTGAATCCAAAAGTGAAGAAGCCCTGCTCTAAAGAAACGGGGTTAACACACAcatgcccttcccccaaccccctcagcCTCAAGCACACAGAAGCACGGGCACAGGAGGACGACTTTACAGAACTAGTTCACGTGATGGTAAAGTTCAAAGTTCGCAGGGCCGGACAGACTGCTGAGTCTGAGGACAGACGGATACTCTGATCCTTCCCGGGACCCCTGCCTTCTCCCTGAAGGCCTTAAATGGATTGCGTGCGGCCCATTTACTGCCCATTGGCGAGCTCTTTCATGCAGCCTATCCATCTAAATGTTAACCACGGCAAGAACACTCTTTCACAGTAGCAACTAAATGAGTTTGAGCCAGGGACTCTAGGCGCCATCTCTTGGTCAAACTGATACATAAAATTAACCATTACACCCGCCTCACAGGGCTTGACCTAAGCTGAGAGCTCTCGGTTTTGGTAGCTGTTGTCACCAGGGAGGGGCACACACGATGCTAAGGATTTGACAGAAAGAGCATGTCAACCTGCCCTGTTCCCCAGCTCGCTGACTTTTAACCGCCCCCCCAATTTGTCACCTGTGTCCCCAGAGCGAATTGAGAGCCTCACTACCTCTTCACCGTAAGATCTGAGTTACCTGAagccagttttcttttcctttttaaaaaatatttatttatttgatgtatgtgagtacactgtagctgtcttcacacacatcagaagagggcattagatgccgttacagatggttgtgagccaggtGTCCCAGAACCCTATGTCCCGGCCAGCAGTCAGGCAGTCATCATGTGCGGTGCCATTGCTCCGGACCTCCCTTCCCAGCGTGAGGCTTACATAGACTGCACGCAGCCACCTCGAAAAGGAAACCCCTGAGGAACTGCACTTGCCTGCCGGAGAAAAACCAGGAGACTTGAACGGAGTTACAACCCACTGGAAcggcaaaaacaaaagaatatagtgCAGTATAAATAATAAcacccagggggctggagagatggctcagcggttaagagcagtggctggtcttccagaggtcctgagttcaattcccagcaaccacacggtggctcacgaccatctgtaatgggatccgatgccctcttctggcgtgtcagCGACATGATACCCATATAAATAACAACAGCACGGCAAACTAGGGATGGACTCCTTAAGCTCCGGACTTGGACTTCAGTCATTATAGATTGCTGGGGACTGGCTAGCTAGCTCAGGGGCAAGCTGAGAGGTCCTGCTTCATTTTACTCTAAGGGAGAGTCTCTGTGACAGGACTTCTGGCCttagctggtcttgaactcaccgtgtagctgaggctgaccttgaacttgtgatcctcctgtctccatcccctTAGTATGGAGATTATATGTATTGCATGCCTTAGCCACCAAATCCAGCTGATACGGTGCTTGAGCCTAAACCCAGAGCCTCACATACAGGCACCAAACAGATATACCCTCAACCACTAAGGGACAGCTCTGCTGGCCCCTACTTACCTGTCACAACTTGTCACCAGAGGTCTGTGTCTCACCTGCAGACAGTCACCATGGAGGGAGAACAGACCTGCAAGGAGGAAGTCCCCAGGAAGGCTGAAGCCTGGAGAGGACTCTGTCCTTTGGCAGCTGAAAGCCCAGCAGTAGACCAACTGCAGGCTGAGCAGCAGGTGAGCAGCCCAGAAGAGCATGCTGGCCAGCCGTCGTCCCTCTGCCCAGCATGGCTGAGCACAGCTCTGACGAGGGCTGCTTAAGTGCCGTGAAGGACAGCTGCCCAGGCGCGTTTTTGTAACTTCATGCCCTTGAAAGGGGAGGGACTGGAGCCCAGTTGTGGAAAGGCTGTGGGTCTTCCGGACTGTGGTCTCTCTCAGGAACTGGGCAGGGCCAGGACATGGATGGAAACCAGGTGGATCCCTGAGACCCCCTCCCCTGGATAGTTGTGGTTTTTGTCCTTGTTCAGGCTCACCGGTCTCAGGAAGTGAGCCCTGCTGGTTTTCATGGAGGATAGGGAGGGCTGGGGCACTGAAGGTCAGGCTTACTGTCAGGgagctggtttgtttgtttgtttgtttgtaagtgTTCTCTTGCTCTGTcacccaggctgtctttgaacatCAGAGCTCAAACCATCCTCCTACTTCATTCACAGGAGTAACTGAGCTTACTGCTGGCTTGTGTCAACACAAGTTACAGAACATAGTAAACCTCGCGTAGTAAACCTGAAACCAGGCTTCGCGACGACCGCAGTATTCAGACATTCAAAGTGTGAGCTAATCATCACGGTTTAACCTTGTTGTCCAGGATTGTTCCCATCTGCCAGAAGACAAATGTATGCAAACCCAACATATACAAATGGACCGGATTTGCCAAtcctggagggtttttttttttcttttctgcaaaaagaaaaaaaaaatcccaggtgGATTTCCTGAGAGGTGGCCTGGTGGTTAAATCCAAAGGGGTTTGGCTCCCCCGTCTCCAACCGGCCAGGGTGGGCTTTTGCATAATGTAAATGGGGCTCCGGGTGGGACCTCCAAGCTTCCCTCCTGCAGCTGAGGGGTGAGGTCCCTGATGATGTGCTGCAGACACCGGCCGGGAGGGGGCGCGAGCCGCACCGCACGTCTTCCGCTAGGGGGCGGGGCGACACGATCTCGCGAGATCGTCCCGCCGGAGGGGTTCCGGGCCAAGTATGGCGGAATCAGAGGTGATGCTCCGGCGGGTTCCGAGTCGCTCTTCCTGGCAGCGGGTCCGCAAAGCCCGGCCCCATCTCCTCCTCAGCCGTCGGGGCCGTCGCCGGTTTGGGGTCCTCACCCGGGGTGAGCTGCGTCGCCTGCGACGGCGGCTGCTACGGGCGCACGCTTTGGGCGGGGACTGGAAGCTAGGTGTCCCCGCGGGCGCGCACGTGGCGGTAAAGTGCAAAATCCGAACCCGCAGCCGGCCGGGGTCCCGCAGCCAGCCCACGCCGAGCGTCCCGCCCGTGCCCTGCACCCGGGTCGGGTCATGCAGCCTGCTCAATCCCCGAAACCATTCCACGCCCCAAAGCCGGGCCGGGCGCCGGGTCCTAAAGGTGTCGCCGAACATCACCCAACCCACGTTGGACTTAGGCTCGGGCCGCGTGTTGCTGATGCTACCGCCCGGAGAGGTGAGTCGCCCGCGAGACACTGTTGGTGACCTGACCATTACGGTCCTCACTCCTATCCTCAGGATGCAGGTGGGAGGCAAGtccatcctcatcctcctgctcCGGAGCCTGGAGACCTGCGAGCTATTAATGGGTTGGGTTTACTGGCACGTAAGCCGCCAGGGTTTCTAGGTGTTGGAAACCATTTAACACTACCATCTCTCACGGGAATGACAGTTACCATTTCTTTCCTCTGTTTATGGGCCGAAAAGACAAAGTAAGTAACTTGCACGAGGTTAGACAGTAGCAAGACAGAACCAGGAGTCAAACGGAAGCAGTCTGACGTGGACTCTGGTGCGGGACATTGCCCCTCTCATGTCCAGAAGTGAAGCCTCAGGAATGAGCATGCTGTTGAGCCTCTTTAAGCATGGGGTGTGAGAGAGTGTTGGGAGCTGCAATGGAGGTACCCTATTTAGGATGAGGTTAAAAACCTGACAGATGTTGGTTACCTAGTGGAGTGGagttcgtttgtttttgttttgagtgcGTTCCGCCTGCATTTCTGTACACAAAGCTTGTGCAGTGCTTGAGGAAGCTATTACAGAACATGGGAGCCTCTGAAAACCTCTGTCGTGCAAGGTTGTGAGTCGTCATATGGGTGTTCGGAACCAAGCCCCGGTTGTTCGGTAGGGCAGTCactgcttttatccactgagcatcCTTTGTGGGGCCCCAGTGCTATGTAGTTTGATACTTAGGCATGGGTTTCCTTGTCAAGTGAGGTGACATGCACCCTGAATGCAGGGACGGTTGGATTTTAATGATTGGAAGaacagcctgttctacatagtcagttctaggacagccatggcCTTGAGGCCCtgaatcaagaaagaaaagtcattttGATAGGCAAAAGGCAAGTTAAGGTGTTAGAATTCTTCTGTCTTAAGTATCAGTATCcatagtgttttttttctttccctgctaGGGTTTTACTTTTAGTGGGATCTGCCGCGTGACTTGCATCTATGGCCAGTTGGAAATATATGGCCATATCATCAAACAAGGCCAGCCTCCTCAAGATGTCTTTTCTGTCTACACCCACTCTTACCTGACCATCAATGGGGTTCCCTACTCAGAACCTGAGAAAAGCAAGAAGGGGATCAGAAGGGAGATCCGGGCCCTGCTCAAGCCTTACATGAAACTCGGTAATTGGCTTACACTTCCTGATGATTCTAAGAGAGAGCTTGTTATGTTCTGGATGCTGTGCTCGAAATCCTCACAGGGGCATCGTAAGTTCTTAAAGTTGAAGCCAGTAGGTAGCAGACTTGGATCATGTGTCTCTACCCAAACGTAGAAATGTCAGCTGTACCCAGTGATGCTCTTGACAGACTAGAGCTTAGCAGTTGGGACGAGACCCTGCAGGGTCTCCACTCGTCCCTGAGGTGTCCTGCTCTTCTCTTTGCAGATGACAGAAACTGGGTAGTGCGGTATTTCCCTCCCCTGGGCTCCATTCTGATTCTGGAACGGCTGCAGACTCGCCTTGTGGACTTCTTGAGGACCTATAAGTGCGCCTCATACGTGCTCCTGCAGGAGGTAAATCTGGTGCTCCTTGATCCTTTGCACCAGAGCAGTCAGCTGAGTGGCTATGTAGGGACCTCTCTGAGAATGATCGTCCCCTCTGTCCTGTGAGTGGGGTAGGTGTTCTGGGGAATCAAGTGTTAGCAGGAGATAGTCTATAGAGAGAGATGTATTGTGGGAAAGCACTTGTTGAACACCTGACTGATGTAGGTTCCATCCTGGGTACTCAAGGCAGAAGTGGAGGAGCGTTCCTGGTGTTGTCCTCTGACGTCACATCTGAGTCATGGCATACACTTGGATAGGTGCTTACAACACACTCTGGTGTAACTTGGGAGGGGAGGCAATGGGGTCTAGGCAGCATCAACTTCAGAGGAAGTTAAGGTCAGGGAGGAGTCTGACCAGGGTTGTGGGCATTGCCGTCTAAGGTGGTCTGAGAAAGGGACACGTAAAGAATGAGGATCTGGACCAGACAGGTCTCAGTAGATTGCTGAAGGGTGGCCTCACGATGAGGtcaagaggtggaagagagacTGAAGGGTTCAGAAGGAAAAGACTTTGTCTGAcagggaaagaaggaagtgaaGCGGATGCTCAGGGCTAAGTGTGCTGGAGCCAGAGTTCAGCAATGCCTGTGGTGAAGGGGAATCCTGAAACAGCCAGCGTGAGTCCTCAGTGGgatgaaagaggagagaggaggcaggcagaggggACGGTGCTGAGGGAGGAACAgagagttctgtgtgtgtgttcatgtgtgtggtagCCAGAGGATGCCTTACATTTTGTTACTCAGGAGTTGtctgttgagacagagtctctggctggcctgaagcttgccaagtaggctaggctggatgGATGGCATTCACAGCCTGTGTCTGCACCTCCCAGGTAATGGGTTACCaggcatttgttttgtttaaatagtgtttttatttttattttatctgtctgtctgtctgtctgtctgtctatcttgcatttgtttatttagagacagggtttctatgtgtagccctagcagttctggaacttgctctgtagactaggctggccttgaactcacagagctcctgcagccttccaagttctgggattaaagatgtgctctACCACCAACAGgctttaaagtaattttttctgtttattattttatgtgtgagtattcGTGTGTACCCTGTGTGTACCTGGTGGTGAACctccatatgggtgctgagaatcaaaccccagTCCTTTACAAGAACAAGAAGcgctctcttttttcctttcttcctttctttttttttttttaaagatttattcatttattatatataagtacactgtagctgtcttcagacacaccagaagagggcatcagatctctttacagatggttgtgagccaccatgtggttgctgggatttgaactcatgacctctggaagagcagtcgggtgctcttaaccactgagccatctctccagccccctgttcctttctttttaaagacttatttatttatttcatgtatgagcacactgtagctgtcttcagacacaccagaagagggcatcagattccattacagatggttgtgagccaccatgtggttgctgggaattgaactcaggacctctggaagagcagtcagtgctcttaaccactgagccatctctcggccttctgtttgtttgttggtttaaattaatttattttttgtttaattttgtgtgAGATGGAATTTTCTGTGTAGTCTCAACTGTCCTGGAAcgccactctgtagaccaggctagcccttaactctgtctctgccacctgagtgttgggattaaatgcCACCCAAGGTTGCCTTGAACAAagtttctcttcccttttttgttttttgaaacttaCTCCTCTCATGTGACTCTGGTTGtcctcaaccttttttttttttttttccagatttattcatttattatatgtaagtacactgtagctgtcttcagacacaccagaagagggcatcagatcccattacagatggttgtgagctaccatgtgtttgctgggaattgaactcaggacctctggaagagcagtcagtgctcttaaccactgagccatctctccagccctgtcctcaACCTTTTAAATGCTAATGTTAAGCTTGGAGAGGTAGAGCACTCCTTTTATCCCTGGACTCAATCCAGAGGATGTattgtgaattcaaagccagcctggtctactttgGGAAGCCAAGACAATGGATTAATAGATGTGTGCGTGCTAAGATTGCTAGTGTGCAACAGCCTCCCACAAGACAGTTCATTAGCACAGTAACCAGAGGCCGAATGAGGAGAGGAGCGCACCCTAGAATCCTTTCATGGCTCCGGAGGGGAGccgaggagaagggaggaaagggaagcgGTTGGTTGTGGGTGTGCTTCTGGGATTGTCATCTCCtccccccccatcccccccccagctgaggactgaacccagggccttgagcttgctaggcaagtgctctaccactgagctaaatccctaaccccgctTCTGGGATTGTTGTTAGGCATTTAATTATGTGGGTGCGCGCAGATGTCTGCAAAGCctctgtggagggcagaggtggaTCCACTCGACATGGATGCTGGAAACAGCTTCAGTCTTCTGGAGCTAAAAGTCCTCCTCTGGGCTACCtctatacacacgtacacacgcacgcactttctgttgttgttttggaagCAGAGTTACTATGTACCTTGATCAGATAGGCCTCAGATTTGCATCCCCTTGGCTCTTGGATTACATAGATTCTACTACCTACGGTGGCTCATGTggttaaattttatttacttctttatttgtgTGGGTTGGGTGCTTGCATGAGGTGTGCGTGAAGGAGGCCGGAACTTCCTGTGGAATGTGATCCTCTGGCCGTCCCCACTCACTGGCTGTACAAGGGCTCTTGCTGAACCTTACAGGTCTTCCCGCTAACCAGCTTTTCCCAGGGTTCccgtctctgcttcccaagaacTGAGATTACAAGCAGCCACCACATCTCCTTAGCTCTTCATGGGCACTGGAGATTTGAACACTGGTCCTAATAACTAGAGTTTTAACCAGTGTACCATCTTCCTAGCCCTTTGTGTGACTGTATTCTGAAGaggtttctgttttcatttatgtCTGTGAATGCCATTTTCAGAtggcatcagattccctagagCACAGCTGACTGTGAGCTGTCTGACATGGATCTGGGCCTCTGCATGATCAGAAATCACTCTTAGCCACTAAGCTCCTcttcaacttttttattttaaagatttacttactaTATAAGTATgatgttgctgtcttcagaccagaagagggcagcagatcctattacagatggttgtgagtcaccatgtggttgctggaaattgaactcaggacctctggaagagcagtcagtgctcttaaccactgagccatctctccagccccatcatcgACTCTTGATTACATTTTTATCCTCCACAGGAGGAACTCTAGTTGTGGGAGGCACCCAAGGCAGGAACGCCGCCCTTGATTACACTGAGCTGCTGGTTGCATGACAGGTGTTTGTGGGaggttccttcctcctcttcGGCTTGGTGAACATCTTTCACCCTTGCCTCCCGTCAGCAAGCTTTTGCCCTCTGTAGTTTCTGTCTGCTTCTGGCAGGCCTCAGTGAAACACACTACCCTTTCCTCTTCAGCTCCGGTCGCATGTGCTCTGGTTCTGGCCTGTGTTTCGAGGCCTCTCTGAGCTTTTCCCACTGTCTCATGCCTTCCTTATCTCGAGAGGCAGCCTGAGCGAGGTGTGGGCTGAGGAAACAGACTTGCACTTGAGAAGGAACATGGTGCTGGTGGTGCAACATGTGATTTCGGGGTCTGAAAAGAAAGGAACCAAGTTTTTTAGTTCATGACACATCTATATGATGCTAATTAACTTAGAAGCAAACAAACGTGCGTTCGTTGAAGACTTCCCTTACAGTTTCAATTGTTATATTTCAGAACATTCTTGTTCGGGATAATTCTGAATTTGTAGCTCTGAATAAAATTGGcatcagaagacagaaaaggaagaaaggcatTTGCTTGAGTGAGAGCGGACTTTGTGCCCTGGAAGAGTTAATCAGCGTGTCCTGTGGTGAGTGTTGCCTGTTGCAAACGCCCGAGTCCCTGAGGCCTCAGTCACTGCTCATGACTAGAGTCCGAGGACTGGCTCACACCAGGGCTCACTGTTTGTTTTACCTGCAAAAGTAGATGGCTGCCCTGTCATCCTGTTGTGTGGCGCTTGTGACATTGGAAAATCAACGTTCAGTAGAATACTGATTAACCACTTATTAAATAGGTAAGCTCGCTTGTGTTTTCATTGGTCATCTGGGCATGAAGTGAGATTCAAATGGAGAAACTCAGTTTTGTTTGATCTTCTAAGGTGTGGTGGTCTCACTCTCTAGACCAATCTGGCCttggtgattctcctgcctcagcctccccactgctgcgattacaggcatgagccaccatgcccagcttgatGGACAGACTTGAGTTGGGGGTGTGTTTAGCTCTGTGTTGTCGGCTGGGCCATGGCTCTCTGCAGTGCGGTAAGCCTGCCTCACTCCTGACTCTGATCTGCAGCAGAGGGTACTTGGTCTCCATCTGTGCTGGCCCAGGTTATCCCCAGGCTCAGGGCTGCTCCCAGTGCTAGTTTGTAGAATACCCTGATGTTGTGAATGGCACAAGGCCCTCGCCTTTTGGAGTACAACAGCTACAAGGCCGCACAGGATGATGATACTTGTGTGTTACAAATTGTCCCACAGAGGAAGGCTGGCTGagacctgtctctctctctctctcaccattttCAGCATTCCTGGGGTTGACTATCTGGAATGTGATCTGGGGCAGACAGAGTTCactcctcctggctgtatttctttacttaacaTCACAGAACCACTTCTGGGTAAGTATTCCATGTTCTTAATGTCTCAGGCTACTCACAAAGTTCTGTGTACAATGAAAAATATGCAGAGGAAATCACTCTGCCTCAAGCTTCCACAGCACACTTGAGCATGTTTATACtttaagaaatagaaatattgggttggggatttagctcagtggtagagtgcttgctagacaagcgcaaggccctgggttcagtccccagctctggaaaaaaaaaaaagaaagaaagaaacaggaactTGCATTTAGAGTGAGTTCGCTGTGTGcagaaatattttatgtaaaatttttgagaaatttttatgtgcatggtgtTTCACTTGTGTGTGAGTCTGGGGTTTCTGGATCCCCTgtaacaggagttacagacagttgtgagctgccatgtgggtgctaggaattgatcccagagcctctggaagaacaaccagtgctctcaactgctccACCATCTCTCCATCTACTCTTATCTGCTAATCACTTAGTTGCAGTTTACTCTAGTTCTGTCCCCAGGATTTATCTGTTTAGTCTTGGACATGGCTCACTCAGTCTGGCTGTTCACTATGGTCTAGGCTAGAGAATGCATCAAACTTAATCTCAGACCAAGGAGGCAGCTTGATGGATGAAGACCACCTTAGGTTCCTCCTTTTCCATGTGGCTGTGTGCCCTCCTGATGCATGTTTGCGGCCTGCGGTTCTGCCCATCCAGCTATTGAGTGCTTGGAGTGAACCGTGCACATGTTTCATGGCTCGTTTGTGGAGATGAGGAACTTTGAAGAGTTTTTACTTCCAACCTTGGAGGCAGTGTCTCTTAGTTTTCTGCTACTGCCCCACATATCCAGACTAGCTAGCCTGCAAGCTTTTAGGCAATGCTCACGTCCTCAACCCCTTCTCCTGGAGTCCTGGGGTGCAGATGCTTGGGCAGCACCTTTCCCCACTTACTGTGAAACCGACTGTGGGGGTCTTTATTTTGGCTGCTGTGAACATTGCTGCTGCCCTAGGCACAGTGGATAAGCACACAGTCCAGACCCAGCTTTCACGGCAGTAATGTGAGTGTAGAGATGTGCAGTTGCTGGGTAACATGAAAGTCTGTTGCCACCAGCAATGCATGGTGCCATTAACTGACTCTCTTGGTTCTTGCCAGTGGTGGTTATTTTGATTACAGACCCCCACACAGGCGTGAAGCAGGACTTGAAGCAGGGTTTGGGGCTTTGGTTTGTGTTTCCATGACTATTAACACTGAGTGTCTTCCTCTTGAGAATTCATATTGTCTACCAGTGTGTATTGGCCACTTCTGTGGCCTTTGGTGTACTTCTCTATTGACTGGCCAGGCTGGACTTATCTTATGTATATaaagacactgtagctgtcttcagacaccagaagagggcatcagaccccattacagatggttgtgagcaccatgtggttgcggggaattgaactcaatctctggaagagcagtcagtgttcttaaccactgagccatctctctagctctattaatattttttaaactgttttgaggcaaggtttctctttgtgtgttccctggctgtcctggacctcacaagaaccacctgcttctgcctcctgagtgctaggattaaagcattgatcaacatgtctagaacactgtttttaaattttatatttggttttgtttttaagatttatttatttatgtatatgactacactgtagctgtcttcagccacaccagaagaggg
It encodes the following:
- the Nol9 gene encoding polynucleotide 5'-hydroxyl-kinase NOL9; the encoded protein is MAESEVMLRRVPSRSSWQRVRKARPHLLLSRRGRRRFGVLTRGELRRLRRRLLRAHALGGDWKLGVPAGAHVAVKCKIRTRSRPGSRSQPTPSVPPVPCTRVGSCSLLNPRNHSTPQSRAGRRVLKVSPNITQPTLDLGSGRVLLMLPPGEGFTFSGICRVTCIYGQLEIYGHIIKQGQPPQDVFSVYTHSYLTINGVPYSEPEKSKKGIRREIRALLKPYMKLDDRNWVVRYFPPLGSILILERLQTRLVDFLRTYKCASYVLLQENILVRDNSEFVALNKIGIRRQKRKKGICLSESGLCALEELISVSCDGCPVILLCGACDIGKSTFSRILINHLLNSIPGVDYLECDLGQTEFTPPGCISLLNITEPLLGPPYTHQRKPQKMVYFGKTNCHNEYENYIEIVKYVFRDYKREFPLIINTMGWVSGDGLLLLVDLIRVLSPNYVVQLTSDRSEPMQPLTSEFVELTDGLYTKSKIKRYRGFEIPEFGDSLGFAEEEKESSPVPVFTGHILLTVYSEFLSSKNEKNRGKYNRIFRDLAVLGYLSQLMLPVTEPLCPLHSLTPYQVPFNAVAIRVTHADVAPTHILYAMNASWVGLCKIVDDMKGYTRGPILLAQNPICDCLGFGICRGIDMDKRLYHILTPLPPEELRTVNCLLVGTISIPHCIFKNQPGTEGTVPYVTRDYNLKLLGASEKIGEREYRNILPRHKSRQRRK
- the Nol9 gene encoding polynucleotide 5'-hydroxyl-kinase NOL9 isoform X1 — translated: MAESEVMLRRVPSRSSWQRVRKARPHLLLSRRGRRRFGVLTRGELRRLRRRLLRAHALGGDWKLGVPAGAHVAVKCKIRTRSRPGSRSQPTPSVPPVPCTRVGSCSLLNPRNHSTPQSRAGRRVLKVSPNITQPTLDLGSGRVLLMLPPGEGFTFSGICRVTCIYGQLEIYGHIIKQGQPPQDVFSVYTHSYLTINGVPYSEPEKSKKGIRREIRALLKPYMKLDDRNWVVRYFPPLGSILILERLQTRLVDFLRTYKCASYVLLQENILVRDNSEFVALNKIGIRRQKRKKGICLSESGLCALEELISVSCVDGCPVILLCGACDIGKSTFSRILINHLLNSIPGVDYLECDLGQTEFTPPGCISLLNITEPLLGPPYTHQRKPQKMVYFGKTNCHNEYENYIEIVKYVFRDYKREFPLIINTMGWVSGDGLLLLVDLIRVLSPNYVVQLTSDRSEPMQPLTSEFVELTDGLYTKSKIKRYRGFEIPEFGDSLGFAEEEKESSPVPVFTGHILLTVYSEFLSSKNEKNRGKYNRIFRDLAVLGYLSQLMLPVTEPLCPLHSLTPYQVPFNAVAIRVTHADVAPTHILYAMNASWVGLCKIVDDMKGYTRGPILLAQNPICDCLGFGICRGIDMDKRLYHILTPLPPEELRTVNCLLVGTISIPHCIFKNQPGTEGTVPYVTRDYNLKLLGASEKIGEREYRNILPRHKSRQRRK